CATCCGACATCGCAAGCTCCGAGAACCGCAGGCGCAGGAAGGCGATCGCCGCACCTGAAAACAAAGCCCCGCTCTGTGGAAAAGCGGGGCTTTCGTGCAAGCACAAACGGCACCGACAGGCCGGTGCCGAAGCTTATCGGAGGCTTACGAGATCTTAATCCGTACCGGTTTGCTCTCCTCTGTCTTCGGCGCCTCGATCACGAGGACACCGTTTTCGAAGTGGGCCTTGATCTTGTCCGGGTTGACGTTCTGGCCCAGGTTGAACGACCGGAAGAAACGGCCATACCACCGCTCCATCCGGTGATACTGGGCCTCTTTGTGTTCAGGTTGTGGCCGTTCGCCGCTTACCTGCAGCGTGCCGTTTTCAAACGTGATCGTGACCGCGTCCCGGTTCAGGCCAGGCAGGTCCATGTAAATGAGGTAGGCGTCGTCCGTCTCTACCAGGTCGACCGTAGGTGTCCAGACCGCCGACTCGACCTCAGGCCGCAGCCAGTTACCGAAGAAGTTCTCAAACAGCCGGTCCACTTCCCGCTGCAGCTCCGACAGCAGGGACGTCGGCGACGTATAGCGCATCACCTCCGTCATGGCTCCTCCGCAGGTTTGGTTTTGAGGGTTACGCAATACGTCACCAGACCTGGCCGATCGGACATCCTGTCGTATCCGACCAACCACCCGTTCTAAAAGACAAACGGCATGCCCGGACACATGCCGTCTGCCAGATGGGTCAGGTTGACAGCCTCAGGCTGTCAGTTTGGCTAACGTCCTTTGCGCAGCGGGTTGTCTGCCTGGGAAGCAAAGTGGGCGGCCAGCGCTTCGGCGCGGTCCCAGTGTTTGAGCGCTTCCTGGACAACCGGGTCGATCTGGTTGAATAGCGGAATTGATGCCTCACGACCATACAGTTGCCAGGCCAGGTAGGCCTTGAGCAGGATGCTGAGCGTTTCCCGATGTGCTTCAGCCTGTGCTACCGTGAAGGGGTGTATGGCATCTTCCGAAAAAAGGCCTTGCTGGCGCGCATAGTCCAGAAAAGCCTGCCATAGCACGTCATCGACAGTAAAGGATGCCATAAAGGCGTCCCGCCGGTTATTCCACTGCTGACGGATGGCCTGTTCATGCTGATTGAACCACGTGCGTATAAAGGTGGAGGCCAGGTTGCGGCGGCTGATTTCCATAAGGATCGAATTCGTGTCGGGCGGCACGACAATATCAGGCAGGATGCCCCCACCGCCGAAGACGGTGCGGCCGTGTACAGTCTGAAACTTCAGCGAGTCCGGGATCTCGTGAATGTAGTCTTCGGGGTGGAAGACCGTGGTTTCATAGTCAGCGAATTTCTGCCGGTAATAGTCTTCTATATCCCCCCCGTGATAGGGCGTTTGAATCAGCCGACCAGAGGGGGTGTAGTAACGAGCCACGGTGAGCTGAATAACACTGCCATCAGAGAGCGGAAACTGGTTCTGTACCAGTCCTTTGCCGAAGGTGCGCAGGCCAACAATCAGGGCCCGATCGTTATCCTGCAGAGCTCCGGCCACAATTTCGCTGGCCGAGGCCGAATGGCGATCGACCAGCACGATTACCGGTTGGGTTTCAAAGCGGCCACCCGGCGTGGAACGTCGCGTCATTTCGGCCTGCGCAATCCGACCGCGTGTGTATACGATCGTATATCCTTCCGGTAGCAATTCGTCAACCAGTTCAACAGCAGCTTCCATGATGCCGCCCGGGTTGCCGCGCAGATCCAGGACCAGTCGATCCATTCCCTGCTGTTTGAGCCGATCCAGGTGATCCAGAAATTCATCATACGTAGTCATGGCAAATCGGCTGATGCGAATATAGCCGGTCCGATCGTCAAGCATGTACGCCGCATTGACTGTGTAAAGCGGAATGCGGCCCCGGGTAATGACAAATTCCAGCGGCTCTCTGACGCCCAGCCGACGAATGGTCACTTTGACCCTGGTCCCTTCGGGTCCCTTGAGACGCTTCTGGATTTCGGTGGAAGAGAGGCCAATAGCGCTGGAGTCCTCAATGGCAATGATCCGATCACCGGGTTGCAGGCCAACCGCTTCGCTGGGACCGCCGCTGATGGTGGCTACCACACGGGCCGTATCCTCAACCATCTCGAACCAGATCCCAATGCCCCCAAAGGAGCCCTGGTAGCTTTCCCGTAGTTCTTTCATCTCC
The genomic region above belongs to Rhodothermus sp. and contains:
- a CDS encoding Hsp20/alpha crystallin family protein; the encoded protein is MTEVMRYTSPTSLLSELQREVDRLFENFFGNWLRPEVESAVWTPTVDLVETDDAYLIYMDLPGLNRDAVTITFENGTLQVSGERPQPEHKEAQYHRMERWYGRFFRSFNLGQNVNPDKIKAHFENGVLVIEAPKTEESKPVRIKIS
- a CDS encoding S41 family peptidase — protein: MKKSLRYTLPSILLLVLGIVLGWNLQQAVSNTDTLASLRKLEEAFLTITQRYVDPVEPEPLAEEAIRAMLTELDPHSVYITAEEMKELRESYQGSFGGIGIWFEMVEDTARVVATISGGPSEAVGLQPGDRIIAIEDSSAIGLSSTEIQKRLKGPEGTRVKVTIRRLGVREPLEFVITRGRIPLYTVNAAYMLDDRTGYIRISRFAMTTYDEFLDHLDRLKQQGMDRLVLDLRGNPGGIMEAAVELVDELLPEGYTIVYTRGRIAQAEMTRRSTPGGRFETQPVIVLVDRHSASASEIVAGALQDNDRALIVGLRTFGKGLVQNQFPLSDGSVIQLTVARYYTPSGRLIQTPYHGGDIEDYYRQKFADYETTVFHPEDYIHEIPDSLKFQTVHGRTVFGGGGILPDIVVPPDTNSILMEISRRNLASTFIRTWFNQHEQAIRQQWNNRRDAFMASFTVDDVLWQAFLDYARQQGLFSEDAIHPFTVAQAEAHRETLSILLKAYLAWQLYGREASIPLFNQIDPVVQEALKHWDRAEALAAHFASQADNPLRKGR